Proteins from one Muntiacus reevesi chromosome X, mMunRee1.1, whole genome shotgun sequence genomic window:
- the ZNF157 gene encoding zinc finger protein 157 isoform X4: MIFKLERGEELWILEEESSDHGYTGGNSSVWSNSLRHDNDLQHRKIQTLDQTVEYQKAFYKRTSFVGHKRTHTGERNFECNECGKTYCRKSNLIEHLRIHTGERPYKCGECTKTFSARSYLIAHQKTHTGEKPFECNECGKSFGRKSQLILHQRTHTGERPYECTDCGKTFSEKATLMIHQRTHTGEKPYECGECGKTFRVKISLTQHERTHTGEKPYECGACGKNFGAKKSLNQHQRIHTGEKPYKCGECGKFFRLKMTLNNHQRTHTGEKPYQCNECGKSFSVHSSLGIHQRIHTGEKPYECNKCGNAFYVKARLIEHQRMHSGEKPYECSECGKIFSMKKSLCQHQRTHTGEKLCE, encoded by the exons ATGATCTTCAAGTTGGAGCGAGGGGAAGAACTGTGGATATTAGAGGAGGAATCCTCAGACCATGGTTACACAG GTGGCAACAGTTCTGTTTGGAGTAATTCCCTCAGGCATGATAATGACCTTCAGCATCGGAAGATTCAAACTTTGGATCAAACTGTCGAATATCAGAAAGCCTTCTACAAGAGAACGAGCTTTGTTGGACACAAAAGAacacacacaggagagagaaACTTTGAATGTAATGAGTGTGGGAAAACTTACTGCAGGAAATCAAACCTTATTGAACATCTGAGAATACACACAGGGGAGAGACCCTATAAATGTGGTGAATGTACAAAAACTTTTAGTGCAAGATCATACCTCATTGCTCATCAGAAAactcacacaggagagaagccctttgaatgtaatgaatgtggaaaaTCTTTTGGCAGGAAGTCACAACTCATTCTACATCAGAGAACACACACAGGAGAGAGACCCTATGAATGTACTGATTGTGGGAAAACCTTTTCTGAGAAGGCAACCCTCATGATTCATCAGAGAACTCACACAggggagaaaccctatgaatgtggTGAATGTGGGAAGACATTTCGTGTTAAGATATCCCTTACTCAACATGAGCGAACTCACACAggggagaaaccctatgaatgtggTGCTTGTGGGAAAAACTTTGGTGCAAAAAAATCCCTAAACCAACATCAAAGAATTCATACAGGTGAGAAGCCCTATAAATGTGGTGAATGTGGGAAatttttcagattgaagatgaCTCTTAATAATCACCAGAGAACTCATACGGGTGAAAAACCCTACCAgtgtaatgaatgtgggaaatcttttAGTGTGCACTCATCTCTTGGAATACATCAGCGaattcacacaggagagaaaccttatgaatgtaACAAATGTGGTAATGCCTTCTATGTCAAAGCACGCCTCATTGAACATCAGAGAATGCATTCAGGAGAAAAACCCTATGAATGTAGTGAATGTGGAAAAATCTTCAGTATGAAGAAATCCCTTTGTCAACACCAGAGaactcacacaggagagaaacttTGTGAATGA
- the ZNF157 gene encoding zinc finger protein 157 isoform X3 translates to MIFKLERGEELWILEEESSDHGYTGSFSLPGGNSSVWSNSLRHDNDLQHRKIQTLDQTVEYQKAFYKRTSFVGHKRTHTGERNFECNECGKTYCRKSNLIEHLRIHTGERPYKCGECTKTFSARSYLIAHQKTHTGEKPFECNECGKSFGRKSQLILHQRTHTGERPYECTDCGKTFSEKATLMIHQRTHTGEKPYECGECGKTFRVKISLTQHERTHTGEKPYECGACGKNFGAKKSLNQHQRIHTGEKPYKCGECGKFFRLKMTLNNHQRTHTGEKPYQCNECGKSFSVHSSLGIHQRIHTGEKPYECNKCGNAFYVKARLIEHQRMHSGEKPYECSECGKIFSMKKSLCQHQRTHTGEKLCE, encoded by the exons ATGATCTTCAAGTTGGAGCGAGGGGAAGAACTGTGGATATTAGAGGAGGAATCCTCAGACCATGGTTACACAG gctctTTTTCACTACCAGGTGGCAACAGTTCTGTTTGGAGTAATTCCCTCAGGCATGATAATGACCTTCAGCATCGGAAGATTCAAACTTTGGATCAAACTGTCGAATATCAGAAAGCCTTCTACAAGAGAACGAGCTTTGTTGGACACAAAAGAacacacacaggagagagaaACTTTGAATGTAATGAGTGTGGGAAAACTTACTGCAGGAAATCAAACCTTATTGAACATCTGAGAATACACACAGGGGAGAGACCCTATAAATGTGGTGAATGTACAAAAACTTTTAGTGCAAGATCATACCTCATTGCTCATCAGAAAactcacacaggagagaagccctttgaatgtaatgaatgtggaaaaTCTTTTGGCAGGAAGTCACAACTCATTCTACATCAGAGAACACACACAGGAGAGAGACCCTATGAATGTACTGATTGTGGGAAAACCTTTTCTGAGAAGGCAACCCTCATGATTCATCAGAGAACTCACACAggggagaaaccctatgaatgtggTGAATGTGGGAAGACATTTCGTGTTAAGATATCCCTTACTCAACATGAGCGAACTCACACAggggagaaaccctatgaatgtggTGCTTGTGGGAAAAACTTTGGTGCAAAAAAATCCCTAAACCAACATCAAAGAATTCATACAGGTGAGAAGCCCTATAAATGTGGTGAATGTGGGAAatttttcagattgaagatgaCTCTTAATAATCACCAGAGAACTCATACGGGTGAAAAACCCTACCAgtgtaatgaatgtgggaaatcttttAGTGTGCACTCATCTCTTGGAATACATCAGCGaattcacacaggagagaaaccttatgaatgtaACAAATGTGGTAATGCCTTCTATGTCAAAGCACGCCTCATTGAACATCAGAGAATGCATTCAGGAGAAAAACCCTATGAATGTAGTGAATGTGGAAAAATCTTCAGTATGAAGAAATCCCTTTGTCAACACCAGAGaactcacacaggagagaaacttTGTGAATGA